A window of the Arachis duranensis cultivar V14167 chromosome 5, aradu.V14167.gnm2.J7QH, whole genome shotgun sequence genome harbors these coding sequences:
- the LOC107488550 gene encoding protein NETWORKED 1A has product MATLTHSESRRLYSWLWDSHISPKNSKWLQENLTDMDAKVKAMIKLLEVDADTFARRAEMYYKKRPEIMKLVEEFYRAYRALAERYDHATVELRHAHKTMAEAFPDEANYMLTDDPAGPDAELQKSGVPRPICASLEPDDLQKEAHGLSSIPEAQILRNALAKILSDKNAVSLQYQKSLEKLSQMERDLSKAQKDAGDLDERASKAEIEIKVLKEALAEVEADKDAGLVQYNQCLQSIANLEAMLSLAKLQAEGLNERAVKAESNAENLKHELSRVEAEKVAGLLQYKQCLEKISDLEAKITVAEENSRMINGQLEKAEHEVKELRKSLAELKEDKESLATLYQQCLEKIAKLERGMLHAQKNSERLNIEILEGAEKLKSAEKHCDLLEKSNQSLQLEAEDLVQKIAAKDQELLDKHAEIERLQTLMHEEHSNFLQIESILQILQKLYSQSQQEQRNLALELKYGLQLLKDLEVSKQDCKEEMEGIAEVNRTLHGLNFSSLMSIKKQQTEISKLKAINEKLEKEFAINPEETNGLQQEAHQIKEDVLELNSRYQALLEQLQTLGLNPVCFVESVKDLQGENSKLKELCQMERNEKEALREKSKDMDELLIENAFMEFSMYTLYNELDGLRATAKKFQESSEVLQEEKSILVAEKSTLLSQLQIIQESMKKQLEMNTLLEKSLSDVKIELEGTKAKSSHLEGLCKLLTNEKNNLLTERRVLVSQLESVEAGLGNLEKRFTDLEEKYSDVEKDKENADSQIEELRASILVQNETHTIQKQSSDARLAKLENLVHVLQKEQRSGKIEFEEELDKAVNAQIEMFILQSSIEDLEQNNLALLIECEKHVEASKFSDKVISELESENLMQLMEVEFLLHEIRKFKMCIHQVCGALQIDPDFEHDKGNKQGEIPILHILGSIEGLKCSVVRSQDEKQQLLVENSVLKSSLCQHQSEGEKLESDKKALNQELENMREQNTMLQTDKVELQEMNKQLSSEVANVEEKDNTLKTKLAVLHVELVDSQRANQVLRGENSKLLEEKRSLLKSVLDLKDTISAAEDENNVILHEILALSNLNLVYERSVSEKVTEKKELYECLSNVSSMNCDLKQELDKLRKRFELTEAENVYLNKSIERMDKELHEAKDTNFHLSRQIENSENMVKKKEAELLAMEKRLEASETLNTEFCRAIEELKMEQEESRTIKEDMDRKIVELSKNCMNHKKEIELLNETNKSFQSEMRLLHHEVEQHRVKEDILNSKLLDKTNEVEQWEAEATACFSDLQISSICEALLKSKLNEMAGVCKRLGDESAAKSSVIEQMFERIGLLENKVGGLQRQLSAYIPAISSLKDDFASLEHISLLWTNKAYAVGNREEQKDVDIVVETCLQEDTNEILRDQKSELIPVGVSDLLSMQRRIRAVEKAMMEEIVRRVKKENLTENVEARAPIQAAEYANMEVASYQGNGYRRVVMDHTHKRKGNRDLSTWRTKFENGSLMKDIPLDHNSDDLDSKYCKMELCGTNDQMLELLETSQLDCYGDSMVSEANRRSSAPTDEIVTCHQSENSERCENSSELEVEKELNIDNLMQLKTRRETTQDGERKILERLASDAQKLAILRMSVQDLKKKPVAKKRSKKLNEVEYETVKSHIEEVEEAVMQQVNMNDQLTKAIEEGNSMIERDASAELENAGQVQRERVTEQACRSSEQIGRLQFEVQNIQYLLLKMADENNQKARTRIGRPTVVLLRDFIHTGKKNSRRRRKVCLCGRPSSNED; this is encoded by the exons ATGGCAACCTTGACACATTCCGAGTCCAGGCGCTTATATTCTTGGTTGTGGGATAGCCACATTAGCCCAAAGAATTCAAAATGGCTTCAGGAAAACCTCACAG ACATGGATGCAAAAGTCAAAGCAATGATCAAGCTACTTGAGGTGGATGCAGATACATTTGCAAGGCGGGCAGAAATGTACTATAAGAAGCGCCCAGAAATCATGAAATTAGTTGAGGAGTTCTACCGAGCATACCGTGCATTAGCAGAGAGATATGATCATGCAACGGTGGAGCTACGCCATGCCCACAAAACCATGGCAGAAGCATTTCCTGATGAAGCAAATTACATGTTAACTGATGATCCTGCAGGCCCTGATGCTGAACTGCAGAAATCAGGGGTGCCTCGTCCAATTTGTGCATCCTTGGAGCCTGATGATTTGCAGAAAGAAGCACATGGACTTTCTTCAATCCCTGAAGCTCAAATCTTAAGGAATGCCCTGGCCAAAATACTGTCTGATAAGAATGCTGTCTCCCTTCAGTACCAGAAGAGTTTGGAGAAGTTATCTCAAATGGAAAGAGATCTTAGCAAGGCACAAAAGGATGCTGGAGACCTTGACGAGCGAGCAAGTAAAgctgaaattgaaataaaagtaTTGAAGGAAGCGCTAGCAGAGGTAGAAGCTGACAAGGATGCTGGACTAGTTCAGTACAACCAGTGTCTACAAAGTATAGCTAACCTGGAGGCTATGTTATCTCTGGCCAAGTTGCAAGCGGAGGGACTTAATGAGAGAGCTGTTAAAGCAGAAAGCAATGCTGAAAATCTCAAGCATGAACTTAGCAGAGTGGAAGCTGAGAAGGTTGCTGGTCTTCTTCAATATAAGCAGTGCCTTGAAAAGATATCAGATTTGGAGGCAAAGATTACCGTTGCTGAGGAGAATTCCAGGATGATAAACGGGCAACTTGAAAAGGCAGAACATGAAGTTAAAGAACTGAGGAAAAGTCTTGCTGAACTGAAAGAAGATAAAGAATCTCTAGCCACCCTGTACCAGCAATGCTTGGAGAAAATAGCTAAACTGGAGAGGGGAATGTTGCATGCCCAAAAAAATTCTGAACGACTAAATATAGAGATATTGGAAGGGGCTGAAAAGCTTAAGAGTGCTGAAAAGCATTGTGATCTGTTGGAGAAATCAAACCAATCGCTTCAGTTAGAGGCTGAAGATCTAGTTCAGAAGATAGCTGCAAAAGATCAAGAGCTATTAGACAAGCATGCTGAGATAGAGAGGCTGCAGACTCTGATGCATGAAGAGCATTCTAACTTTCTTCAAATTGAATCCATTCTACAGATTCTGCAGAAGTTATACTCTCAATCACAACAGGAGCAGAGGAATCTTGCTTTGGAGCTTAAATATGGGCTCCAGCTGTTGAAGGACTTAGAGGTTTCCAAGCAAGATTGTAAGGAAGAAATGGAAGGCATTGCAGAAGTAAACAGAACTCTGCATGGACTTAACTTCTCTTCCTTGATGTcaataaaaaaacaacaaacGGAAATCTCTAAATTGAAGGCAATCAATGAGAAACTTGAAAAAGAGTTTGCTATCAATCCTGAGGAAACCAATGGCCTacagcaggaagctcatcaaataaAGGAAGATGTTCTGGAACTTAATAGTAGATATCAGGCATTGCTGGAACAACTGCAGACTTTAGGTTTGAACCCTGTATGTTTTGTAGAATCAGTGAAGGATTTACAAGGAGAGAACTCAAAGCTCAAGGAGCTCTGCCAAATGGAACGCAATGAAAAGGAAGCTCTTCGTGAAAAGTCAAAGGATATGGATGAACTTTTGATAGAAAATGCCTTTATGGAATTTTCCATGTATACATTGTATAATGAGTTAGATGGATTAAGAGCAACAGCAAAGAAATTTCAAGAGTCCAGCGAAGTTCTACAGGAAGAGAAGTCCATTCTTGTTGCTGAGAAATCAACTTTGCTTTCACAGTTGCAAATTATCCAGGAAAGTATGAAGAAGCAACTGGAGATGAATACCTTGTTGGAGAAGTCTCTTTCAGACGTAAAGATTGAACTTGAAGGTACAAAGGCTAAATCAAGTCACTTGGAAGGATTGTGCAAGTTGCTAACTAATGAAAAGAACAATCTTCTAACTGAAAGAAGGGTTCTAGTATCTCAGTTGGAGAGTGTTGAAGCAGGACTAGGTAACCTGGAAAAGAGGTTCACAGATTTGGAAGAGAAGTATTCTGATGTGGAGAAGGACAAAGAAAATGCTGACAGTCAAATAGAAGAACTCCGTGCTTCAATTTTGGTGCAAAACGAAACACACACTATTCAGAAACAATCAAGTGATGCTCGCCTAGCAAAATTGGAGAATCTTGTTCATGTACTACAAAAAGAGCAGCGATCGGGGAAGATAGAATTTGAAGAAGAACTTGACAAAGCTGTTAATGCTCAGATCGAGATGTTCATCTTGCAAAGTTCTATAGAAGATTTGGAGCAGAACAACTTGGCCTTATTAATTGAATGTGAAAAGCATGTTGAGGCATCTAAATTTTCTGATAAAGTCATCTCAGAGTTGGAGAGTGAAAATCTCATGCAACTGATGGAGGTAGAGTTCTTGTTACATGAAATTAGAAAGTTCAAAATGTGTATTCATCAAGTTTGTGGGGCTCTTCAGATTGATCCAGATTTTGAGCATGATAAAGGTAACAAGCAAGGGGAAATACCAATATTGCATATTTTGGGCAGCATTGAGGGCTTGAAATGTTCTGTTGTGAGAAGCCAAGATGAGAAGCAGCAGCTGCTTGTTGAGAATTCTGTACTCAAATCTTCACTTTGTCAACATCAGTCTGAGGGAGAAAAATTGGAGTCAGACAAAAAGGCACTGAATCAAGAGCTTGAGAACATGAGAGAACAGAATACTATGCTGCAGACAGACAAGGTTGAACTTCAGGAGATGAACAAGCAACTAAGTTCTGAAGTAGCCAATGTAGAAGAAAAAGACAATACATTGAAGACAAAATTGGCAGTTCTGCATGTGGAGTTGGTAGATTCACAGAGAGCAAATCAAGTGCTTCGGGGAGAAAATAGTAAGTTGCTTGAAGAGAAAAGGTCATTGCTTAAGAGTGTTTTGGACCTTAAAGATACAATTTCTGCTGCTGAAGATGAGAATAATGTAATTCTTCACGAGATACTAGCTCTAAGCAACCTGAATTTGGTCTATGAGAGGTCTGTCTCTGAGAAAGTCACCGAAAAGAAAGAACTTTATGAATGCCTCAGTAATGTTAGCAGTATGAATTGTGATCTTAAGCAGGAGCTTGACAAGTTGAGGAAAAGGTTCGAGTTGACAGAAGCAGAGAATGTTTATCTGAACAAGTCAATTGAGAGAATGGATAAAGAGTTGCATGAAGCCAAAGACACAAATTTCCATTTAAGTCGTCAAATTGAAAACTCAGAAAATATGGTTAAGAAGAAAGAAGCAGAACTGTTAGCAATGGAGAAAAGGCTAGAGGCATCAGAGACATTGAACACCGAGTTCTGCAGAGCTATTGAGGAGCTGAAGATGGAACAAGAAGAATCAAGAACGATCAAAGAAGATATGGACAGAAAGATTGTTGAACTTTCAAAAAATTGCATGAATcacaaaaaagaaattgaactCCTTAATGAAACAAATAAAAGCTTCCAGTCTGAGATGAGATTACTACATCATGAAGTTGAACAGCACAGGGTGAAGGAAGACATACTGAATTCAAAGTTGCTGGATAAAACAAATGAAGTTGAACAATGGGAGGCTGAGGCTACGGCATGCTTTTCTGATCTTCAGATTTCATCCATTTGTGAAGCACTGTTGAAAAGTAAGCTCAATGAGATGGCTGGAGTTTGCAAGAGACTTGGTGATGAAAGTGCCGCAAAAAGCTCGGTCATCGAACAGATGTTTGAAAGAATTGGTTTGCTAGAGAATAAAGTTGGAGGACTCCAGAGACAGTTATCTGCATATATTCCAGCTATAAGCTCTTTAAAAGATGATTTTGCATCTCTGGAACACATTTCCCTTCTCTGGACCAATAAAGCTTATGCTGTAGGCAATAGAGAAGAACAGAAG GATGTAGATATAGTAGTTGAGACTTGTCTCCAAGAAGATACCAATGAAATTTTAAGAGATCAAAAAAGTGAATTGATACCAGTTGGGGTTTCAGATTTGCTTAGCATGCAGAGGAGGATTAGAGCGGTTGAAAAGGCAATGATGGAAGAAATTGTAAGACGTGTCAAGAAGGAAAATTTAACTGAAAATGTTGAAGCAAGAGCTCCAATACAAGCGGCTGAATATGCAAATATGGAAGTTGCTTCATACCAAGGAAATGGCTACAGAAGAGTGGTGATGGATCATACACATAAGCGCAAGGGCAATCGTGACCTTAGCACATGGAGAACAAAGTTTGAAAATGGATCACTGATGAAAGACATTCCACTTGATCACAACTCAGATGATCTGGACTCCAAGTACTGCAAGATGGAGCTTTGTGGAACCAATGATCAGATGCTTGAGTTACTCGAAACTTCTCAACTGGACTGCTATGGTGATTCAATGGTTAGTGAAGCGAATAGACGGAGTTCTGCTCCAACAGATGAAATTGTGACATGCCATCAGTCAGAAAATTCTGAAAGGTGTGAAAACTCATCAGAATTGGAGGTTGAAAAGGAATTGAATATTGACAATCTCATGCAACTGAAAACTAGAAGAGAGACAACTCAGGATGGTGAGAGAAAGATCTTGGAGAGGCTGGCCTCAGATGCTCAGAAGTTGGCCATTCTCCGAATGAGTGTGCAAGATTTGAAGAAGAAACCAGTGGCAAAGAAGAGGAGCAAGAAGCTAAATGAAGTTGAATATGAAACAGTTAAAAGCCACATAGAAGAAGTTGAGGAAGCTGTCATGCAACAAGTAAACATGAATGACCAACTGACAAAGGCTATTGAAGAGGGCAACTCAATGATAGAAAGAGATGCATCGGCGGAGCTGGAAAACGCCGGACAAGTCCAAAGAGAGCGAGTAACGGAGCAGGCTTGCAGAAGTTCTGAACAAATAGGAAGGTTGCAGTTTGAGGTTCAGAACATACAATATCTTCTGCTGAAAATGGCTGATGAGAACAACCAAAAAGCGAGAACAAGAATAGGTCGGCCAACAGTAGTCTTGCTGAGGGACTTCATTCACACTGGGAAGAAAAACAGCAGAAGGCGCAGAAAAGTGTGTCTTTGTGGTAGGCCTTCAAGTAATGAGGACTAA